One genomic window of Micropterus dolomieu isolate WLL.071019.BEF.003 ecotype Adirondacks linkage group LG14, ASM2129224v1, whole genome shotgun sequence includes the following:
- the LOC123983198 gene encoding retinol dehydrogenase 13-like isoform X4, translating into MSKYILPVSVFGTVIGCAALLKNHVTGGRCTSNATINGKTVVITGANAGIGKETARELAKRGGRIIMGCRDMGKCEEAAKEIRGKTLNPHVYACHLDLASMKSIREFAERIKQEEQRVDVLINNAGVMRCPAWKTEDGFDMQFGVNHLGHFLLTNLLLDKLKESAPSRVINLASLAHIVGKIDFEDLNWEKKKFDTKQAYCQSKLANVLFTRELAKRLQGTGVTVNAVHPGVVATELGRHTGLHQSQFSSSVLTTMFYIAPTPSSGTAETQKVHI; encoded by the exons ATGAGCAAATATATTTTACCAGTTTCAGTTTTTGGAACAGTGATTGGATGCGCTGCTTTACTGAA GAACCATGTGACTGGAGGCCGGTGTACTAGTAATGCCACCATTAATGGGAAGACAGTGGTTATAACAGGAGCCAACGCAGGCATCGGGAAAGAGACTGCCCGGGAACTGGCCAAGAGAG GGGGCAGGATCATTATGGGATGCCGGGACATGGGGAAGTGCGAGGAAGCTGCGAAGGAAATACGTGGGAAGACCCTGAATCCTCACGTCTACGCGTGTCACCTTGACCTGGCCTCCATGAAATCCATCCGAGAGTTTGCAGAGAGAATCAAACAAG AGGAGCAGCGTGTTGATGTACTGATAAACAATGCAGGGGTCATGAGATGTCCAGCATGGAAGACGGAAGACGGCTTCGACATGCAGTTTGGAGTTAACCACTTAG GCCACTTCTTGTTGACAAATCTTCTGCTGGATAAGTTGAAAGAGTCCGCCCCCAGTAGAGTGATCAACCTGGCCTCACTCGCCCACATTGTTGGAAAGATTGACTTCGAGGACTTGAACTGGGAGAAGAAGAAGTTTGATACCAAGCAGGCGTACTGTCAGAGCAAGCTTGCCAATGTTCTGTTCACCAGAGAGCTCGCCAAGCGATTACAAG gcACAGGAGTCACAGTGAATGCTGTGCACCCAGGCGTTGTTGCCACGGAGCTCGGGAGGCACACGGGTCtgcaccaatcacagttctCGAGCTCTGTGCTCA CTACAATGTTCTACATCGCCCCAACCCCCTCAAGTGGAACCGCTGAAACACAAAAAGtacacatttag
- the LOC123983198 gene encoding retinol dehydrogenase 13-like isoform X3 → MSKYILPVSVFGTVIGCAALLKNHVTGGRCTSNATINGKTVVITGANAGIGKETARELAKRGGRIIMGCRDMGKCEEAAKEIRGKTLNPHVYACHLDLASMKSIREFAERIKQEEQRVDVLINNAGVMRCPAWKTEDGFDMQFGVNHLGHFLLTNLLLDKLKESAPSRVINLASLAHIVGKIDFEDLNWEKKKFDTKQAYCQSKLANVLFTRELAKRLQGTGVTVNAVHPGVVATELGRHTGLHQSQFSSSVLSPFFSLLVKSPELGAQPSVYLAVSKEMEGVTGRYYDVMTEKEPAPQALDEEAARRLWEVSSRLVGLEEA, encoded by the exons ATGAGCAAATATATTTTACCAGTTTCAGTTTTTGGAACAGTGATTGGATGCGCTGCTTTACTGAA GAACCATGTGACTGGAGGCCGGTGTACTAGTAATGCCACCATTAATGGGAAGACAGTGGTTATAACAGGAGCCAACGCAGGCATCGGGAAAGAGACTGCCCGGGAACTGGCCAAGAGAG GGGGCAGGATCATTATGGGATGCCGGGACATGGGGAAGTGCGAGGAAGCTGCGAAGGAAATACGTGGGAAGACCCTGAATCCTCACGTCTACGCGTGTCACCTTGACCTGGCCTCCATGAAATCCATCCGAGAGTTTGCAGAGAGAATCAAACAAG AGGAGCAGCGTGTTGATGTACTGATAAACAATGCAGGGGTCATGAGATGTCCAGCATGGAAGACGGAAGACGGCTTCGACATGCAGTTTGGAGTTAACCACTTAG GCCACTTCTTGTTGACAAATCTTCTGCTGGATAAGTTGAAAGAGTCCGCCCCCAGTAGAGTGATCAACCTGGCCTCACTCGCCCACATTGTTGGAAAGATTGACTTCGAGGACTTGAACTGGGAGAAGAAGAAGTTTGATACCAAGCAGGCGTACTGTCAGAGCAAGCTTGCCAATGTTCTGTTCACCAGAGAGCTCGCCAAGCGATTACAAG gcACAGGAGTCACAGTGAATGCTGTGCACCCAGGCGTTGTTGCCACGGAGCTCGGGAGGCACACGGGTCtgcaccaatcacagttctCGAGCTCTGTGCTCA GTCCCTTCTTCTCCCTGTTGGTAAAGAGCCCAGAGCTGGGGGCCCAGCCCAGTGTCTACCTAGCGGTGTCCAAAGAGATGGAGGGGGTGACGGGAAGGTACTATGATGTGATGACAGAAAAGGAACCAGCGCCCCAGGCCCTGGATGAGGAGGCAGCACGCAGGCTTTGGGAGGTCAGCAGCAGGCTGGTGGGTCTGGAGGAGGCgtaa
- the LOC123983198 gene encoding retinol dehydrogenase 13-like isoform X1: MSKYILPVSVFGTVIGCAALLKNHVTGGRCTSNATINGKTVVITGANAGIGKETARELAKRGGRIIMGCRDMGKCEEAAKEIRGKTLNPHVYACHLDLASMKSIREFAERIKQEEQRVDVLINNAGVMRCPAWKTEDGFDMQFGVNHLGHFLLTNLLLDKLKESAPSRVINLASLAHIVGKIDFEDLNWEKKKFDTKQAYCQSKLANVLFTRELAKRLQGTGVTVNAVHPGVVATELGRHTGLHQSQFSSSVLSEYPASLLDSQFREINKYLPKKHYGFLTILFHVKILLTLKMVLTNIIVLFFFSKMYLKLSLKKNGHCDCNTVSIYKKDFTVDVS; this comes from the exons ATGAGCAAATATATTTTACCAGTTTCAGTTTTTGGAACAGTGATTGGATGCGCTGCTTTACTGAA GAACCATGTGACTGGAGGCCGGTGTACTAGTAATGCCACCATTAATGGGAAGACAGTGGTTATAACAGGAGCCAACGCAGGCATCGGGAAAGAGACTGCCCGGGAACTGGCCAAGAGAG GGGGCAGGATCATTATGGGATGCCGGGACATGGGGAAGTGCGAGGAAGCTGCGAAGGAAATACGTGGGAAGACCCTGAATCCTCACGTCTACGCGTGTCACCTTGACCTGGCCTCCATGAAATCCATCCGAGAGTTTGCAGAGAGAATCAAACAAG AGGAGCAGCGTGTTGATGTACTGATAAACAATGCAGGGGTCATGAGATGTCCAGCATGGAAGACGGAAGACGGCTTCGACATGCAGTTTGGAGTTAACCACTTAG GCCACTTCTTGTTGACAAATCTTCTGCTGGATAAGTTGAAAGAGTCCGCCCCCAGTAGAGTGATCAACCTGGCCTCACTCGCCCACATTGTTGGAAAGATTGACTTCGAGGACTTGAACTGGGAGAAGAAGAAGTTTGATACCAAGCAGGCGTACTGTCAGAGCAAGCTTGCCAATGTTCTGTTCACCAGAGAGCTCGCCAAGCGATTACAAG gcACAGGAGTCACAGTGAATGCTGTGCACCCAGGCGTTGTTGCCACGGAGCTCGGGAGGCACACGGGTCtgcaccaatcacagttctCGAGCTCTGTGCTCAGTGAGTATCCTGCATCCTTACTGGATTCTCAATTTAGAGAAATCAATAAATACTTACCTAAAAAACATTATGGCTTTCTGACTATACTATTTCATGTGAAAATACTCTTAACTTTGAAAATGGTATTAACTAACataatagttttgtttttttttagcaaaatgtacttaaagctctcactgaaaaaaaatggCCACTGTGACTGTAATACTGTTTCCATATATAAGaaggattttactgttgatgTTAGTTGA
- the LOC123983198 gene encoding retinol dehydrogenase 13-like isoform X2, whose amino-acid sequence MRFEGCYIHRNHVTGGRCTSNATINGKTVVITGANAGIGKETARELAKRGGRIIMGCRDMGKCEEAAKEIRGKTLNPHVYACHLDLASMKSIREFAERIKQEEQRVDVLINNAGVMRCPAWKTEDGFDMQFGVNHLGHFLLTNLLLDKLKESAPSRVINLASLAHIVGKIDFEDLNWEKKKFDTKQAYCQSKLANVLFTRELAKRLQGTGVTVNAVHPGVVATELGRHTGLHQSQFSSSVLSEYPASLLDSQFREINKYLPKKHYGFLTILFHVKILLTLKMVLTNIIVLFFFSKMYLKLSLKKNGHCDCNTVSIYKKDFTVDVS is encoded by the exons ATGAGGTTTGAGGGCTGTTATATACACAG GAACCATGTGACTGGAGGCCGGTGTACTAGTAATGCCACCATTAATGGGAAGACAGTGGTTATAACAGGAGCCAACGCAGGCATCGGGAAAGAGACTGCCCGGGAACTGGCCAAGAGAG GGGGCAGGATCATTATGGGATGCCGGGACATGGGGAAGTGCGAGGAAGCTGCGAAGGAAATACGTGGGAAGACCCTGAATCCTCACGTCTACGCGTGTCACCTTGACCTGGCCTCCATGAAATCCATCCGAGAGTTTGCAGAGAGAATCAAACAAG AGGAGCAGCGTGTTGATGTACTGATAAACAATGCAGGGGTCATGAGATGTCCAGCATGGAAGACGGAAGACGGCTTCGACATGCAGTTTGGAGTTAACCACTTAG GCCACTTCTTGTTGACAAATCTTCTGCTGGATAAGTTGAAAGAGTCCGCCCCCAGTAGAGTGATCAACCTGGCCTCACTCGCCCACATTGTTGGAAAGATTGACTTCGAGGACTTGAACTGGGAGAAGAAGAAGTTTGATACCAAGCAGGCGTACTGTCAGAGCAAGCTTGCCAATGTTCTGTTCACCAGAGAGCTCGCCAAGCGATTACAAG gcACAGGAGTCACAGTGAATGCTGTGCACCCAGGCGTTGTTGCCACGGAGCTCGGGAGGCACACGGGTCtgcaccaatcacagttctCGAGCTCTGTGCTCAGTGAGTATCCTGCATCCTTACTGGATTCTCAATTTAGAGAAATCAATAAATACTTACCTAAAAAACATTATGGCTTTCTGACTATACTATTTCATGTGAAAATACTCTTAACTTTGAAAATGGTATTAACTAACataatagttttgtttttttttagcaaaatgtacttaaagctctcactgaaaaaaaatggCCACTGTGACTGTAATACTGTTTCCATATATAAGaaggattttactgttgatgTTAGTTGA